From Pelagicoccus albus, the proteins below share one genomic window:
- the mreC gene encoding rod shape-determining protein MreC → MYKKRLIHFKPIIVLGSALFLWLLLPFVVKSFLKTSFYEFQAPVSLASSYVRDLQDFWSARTKSKNDLFEAGQSLARLNAAYQLAALENQSLEDEISRLENLLQLPSRPEYQYEVARVVERDFNAWWQRITIRKGRDYGIPVGAPVVFIGGVVGRVREVHAYTSVVDIISSNHLRLAVVIEGDNRPLSYRGGGSTSFAQPVGIAEFIPVDIQVSETENRPVLITSGMGGVYPAGLRVGEIRRLRQGAGGMFYDGEVELDKRLASITEVAVMILIPPEQ, encoded by the coding sequence TTGTACAAGAAGCGTCTCATCCACTTTAAGCCCATCATCGTACTAGGCAGCGCCCTGTTTCTTTGGCTGCTGCTCCCATTCGTCGTAAAGAGTTTCCTCAAAACGAGCTTCTACGAATTCCAGGCTCCAGTTTCGCTCGCCTCGTCCTATGTTCGCGATCTGCAGGACTTTTGGTCAGCAAGAACAAAATCCAAGAACGACCTCTTCGAAGCGGGCCAAAGTCTAGCCCGATTGAACGCCGCTTACCAGTTAGCTGCCCTGGAGAATCAATCTCTGGAGGACGAAATCAGCCGCCTGGAAAACCTGCTGCAGCTTCCGTCTCGCCCCGAGTACCAATACGAAGTGGCCCGCGTAGTGGAACGCGATTTCAACGCATGGTGGCAACGAATCACCATCCGCAAAGGGAGGGACTACGGAATTCCAGTCGGAGCTCCAGTCGTCTTCATCGGAGGCGTTGTCGGTCGTGTTCGCGAAGTGCACGCCTACACTTCCGTGGTAGACATTATAAGCAGTAATCACCTTCGACTCGCGGTAGTAATCGAAGGGGACAATCGGCCGTTGAGCTATCGCGGTGGCGGCTCCACCTCATTTGCCCAACCTGTCGGAATCGCAGAATTCATTCCCGTCGACATCCAAGTTTCAGAAACAGAAAACCGCCCTGTTCTCATCACCTCCGGAATGGGAGGCGTTTACCCAGCTGGACTCCGCGTGGGCGAAATCCGCCGACTCCGCCAGGGAGCTGGCGGTATGTTTTACGACGGTGAAGTGGAACTCGACAAGCGACTCGCTTCTATCACGGAGGTAGCCGTAATGATTCTTATTCCGCCCGAACAATGA